The genomic region GTTTTAGGCTCAACGGCAATCCGAATTACAGGCTCTGGGAACTCCATGTTCTCAAGCACAATCGGGTTGTCTGGATCGCAAAGGGTGTCTCCTGTACGAACATCTTTTAGCCCTACAACTGCCGCAATATCACCAGCAGAAATGAAGTCTAAGTCTTCTCGCTTGTTGGCGTGCATTTGGAGAAGTCGGCCCGCACGTTCGTCTTTTTCGGTTGAGGTGTTCAACACTTTAGAACCTTTCATCAACTTTCCGCTATACACCCGAACGAAAGTCAACTTACCCACAAATGGATCGGTCATGATCTTGAAAGCAAGCGCACTAAAGGGTTCGTCTGGCGTAGTTTTGCGGATCATTTCCTCATCGGGCTCTCGGAGGGCATGTCCTTTAACTTCTTTCACATCCACTGGACTGGGCAGAAAATCTAAGACCCCATCCAATACAGCCTGTACACCTTTGTTCTTGAATGCTGTACCACAGAAAACTGGAGTAATTTGCATGGCAAGAGTCGCTTTACGAACAGTTGTTCTAATTTCTTCGTCGCTAAGTTCTTCCCCATCCAAGTATTTCATCAGTAACTCATCGTCTTGCTCGGCCACCTGTTCAAGTAGATGAATCCGCCAATGACGTGCCGTGTTTTTGAGGTCGGCTGGGATTTCGATCTCGTCGTAAGTTGCGCCTTGGGTGTCGTCATGCCAAATGATTGCTTTGTTCTTAATGAGGTCAATCACCCCTTTGAACATCGCGCCTTCCCCAATTGGATATTGTACCGGTACTGCATTTGCTTTCAACCGATCTTTCATCATTTTGAGCACGTTTTCAAAATCAGCTCCGGTGCGATCCATTTTATTAACAAACGCAATCCGTGGAACTTGATATTTATCTGCTTGGCGCCATACCGTTTCTGATTGTGGCTCAACGCCACCCACCGCACAGAATAGCGCCACTGCTCCATCCAATACGCGGAGCGAGCGCTCAACCTCTACCGTAAAATCAACGTGGCCGGGCGTATCAATAATATTAATCCGGTGGGTTCCTTTACGGCGTCCGGACTTGGCGTCTTCGATGTCTTTCCCCCACATGGTGGTGGTAGCAGCAGAAGTAATGGTGATACCTCTTTCTTTTTCCTGCTCCATCCAGTCCATTTCTGCGGCTCCTTCGTGTACTTCACCAATTCGGTGTACACGACCGGTGTAAAACAGAATACGCTCGGTTGTTGTCGTTTTTCCGGCATCAATATGGGCCATGATACCGATGTTACGAACATTATCCAGCGAATAACCTGACATGATATATATTGTTTATTTTCGTTTTATCAATGTTAATTTTGGAGCCGTCTTAGAAGCGGAAGTGAGCGAATGCTTTGTTTGCTTCAGCCATACGGTGGGTGTCGTCTTTTTTCTTCACGGCAGCTCCTTCACCCTTTGCCGCACTAATCAACTCGTTTGCAAGGCGAATGGCCATGCTTTTATCTGAACGTGCCGAGGCATAGTTGATCAGCCAGCGATAGGCCAAGGAGGTCCGGCGCTCTGGGCGAACTTCCATTGGAACTTGGTACGTTGCACCACCAACCCGACGGCTGCGGACTTCCACGACGGGAGCTACGTTATTGAGGGCTTTGCGAAAAACCTCAATTCCCGGCTCTTTGGTGCGCTCTTCGATCACCTCGAAGGCTTTATACACAATCGCTTGCGCGATGCTTTTTTTGCCGCTTAGCATAACCGCATTAATAAATTTTGACACGGTTACATCCCCATAAATAGGATCTGGCAATACTTGGCGTTTTTCTGCTCTTTTCTTACGCATTGTTTTCTGCGTGTTGAATAGTTGAAAGTTTGTGATGACGTCCAGAGGGTTTGTTTATCCTCAGAACTACTGTATCGGCAGCTTATTTTTTCTTGCCACCTTTTCCGGCTGGAGTTGCGGCTTGGCCCGGCTTCGGACGCTTCGTTCCATACTTGGAACGCGCTTGTCTCCGCCCATTTACACCTGCCGTATCTTGCGCACCCCGTACAATATGATACTTAACACCCGGAAGGTCTTTTACACGACCACCACGTACCAAAACAATGGAGTGCTCCTGAAGGTTGTGACCCTCGCCGGGGATGTACGCAATGATCTCTACTTGGTTTGTCAGCCGCACTTTCGCCACCTTACGCATAGCCGAGTTTGGCTTCTTAGGAGTTGTTGTGTACACACGGGTACAAACACCTCGGCGTTGCGGACAGCTACTGAGCGCCGGAGACTTGGTTTTTTTGATTTTTGGACTACGTCCTTTCCGGACAAGTTGTTGAATCGTAGGCACGTTTACCTCTCTTATTGGTTCTTGCTACTCATGTTTTGATGCATCAAAAAATGCGTATCTGGCTTTTTGGTCCAGACTTCCAAAATACGGCTTCTTAAAATCATTTAGCAACCTTAGAGCCCGCATTCTCCAAAAAAACATCTTCTTATCCACAAAAACTACACGAAAATAAAATTTTATTCAATATTCTGGTATATAACAATATATCAAATATATTTTCTTTCTTTTTTTATTGCCACCAATATAGAGGGCTATCCTATAGGCACTTTAGACTACTTTCAAAAATCCCCATTCGTAAGATGCACGACACCAGCAGCATACTTTAGCATATACTTTTAAACCTGACGTACCGCCTTGCAACGATCCAGCCAACGCTGAACGGTTTGTGACAACAAATTTGGATTAAACTCTAATTCTGTACATTTTTTTGCTTGTTCAATATAATCCGGCAAATGCTTAAGATTGTGTTGCAAGCAAACGGCTGCTCGGTTATGTATTTTCCAATTCGCCCCGAGATGCTCTTGTTCAGTTTGGCCCGGCGTTGGGACCAAAACCAAGCCAGAGATACCCAAAACCACATAGTCCATCAAACTCGAATATCCTGAACGAGAAATAACCACCTTAGCGGTTCTAAGTAGGTGCTGAAGATCTACCCCATCTAAGAACGGAATGGTACGCACATTTTGGTTATGTCCAAATCCTTGTTTATCGGGCCTTCCCTCCACAATCCACAACGGAAGCGGGAGTTGAGGGGCCACCTTAATGAGTGCATCTTGGAACATGGTGCGCTGCGGCTCAGGCCCGGAAAGTACTGCAGCCACGAAAGGTTCATTAATTTCGAGCCGTTTGTCTATAAACCCCAAAGGTTTAGGCTCGCCAGCAAATCGCGAAAGGACTCCTATCCAATCTACATGTGGAGCATGTTTGGAAGTCTGTTTTGGTAAAGGGAATCGGTGAAGCAGGTCTCCAGCAAGCCGGAGGTTAGGATCATCCGGCAACCACCAGTCGGAAAAAGGGCGGATAATTTGTTTATGAACACGATATGCGGTTAGGTGAAACGCTTCGAAGGGCTTAGGTGGCAGAACAGCTATTTGGTGGCCAATAAATGCGGACGGAATACCCGACAGCCACATCCCGAATCGGCTATCCGAGACCACACCATCAAATGGGGCATTATGATGCCATTCTCGAAGGATTCGGTGTTCTTGGGCAACGGTTCGGATCACATGGGGG from Rhodothermia bacterium harbors:
- the fusA gene encoding elongation factor G codes for the protein MSGYSLDNVRNIGIMAHIDAGKTTTTERILFYTGRVHRIGEVHEGAAEMDWMEQEKERGITITSAATTTMWGKDIEDAKSGRRKGTHRINIIDTPGHVDFTVEVERSLRVLDGAVALFCAVGGVEPQSETVWRQADKYQVPRIAFVNKMDRTGADFENVLKMMKDRLKANAVPVQYPIGEGAMFKGVIDLIKNKAIIWHDDTQGATYDEIEIPADLKNTARHWRIHLLEQVAEQDDELLMKYLDGEELSDEEIRTTVRKATLAMQITPVFCGTAFKNKGVQAVLDGVLDFLPSPVDVKEVKGHALREPDEEMIRKTTPDEPFSALAFKIMTDPFVGKLTFVRVYSGKLMKGSKVLNTSTEKDERAGRLLQMHANKREDLDFISAGDIAAVVGLKDVRTGDTLCDPDNPIVLENMEFPEPVIRIAVEPKTKADVEKMGIALSKLAEEDPTFRVSTDQETGQTIIAGMGELHLEIIVDRMKREFKVEANIGAPQVAYREAIRGNVTHTYTHKKQSGGKGQFAEITFELSPNAGSTGFEFVDNISMGRIPREFIGPVEKGMKSALDRGPLAGFPMEGLRARLFDGKFHDVDSDANSFEIAGRMGIREAARKANPVLMEPIMDVEVTTPEEYMGDVIGDLNSRRGKIMNMEERMGVKVIKAHVPLANMFGYSTQMRSITQGRANYSMQFDHYEAAPKSVADEVIAQASGN
- the rpsG gene encoding 30S ribosomal protein S7, producing the protein MRKKRAEKRQVLPDPIYGDVTVSKFINAVMLSGKKSIAQAIVYKAFEVIEERTKEPGIEVFRKALNNVAPVVEVRSRRVGGATYQVPMEVRPERRTSLAYRWLINYASARSDKSMAIRLANELISAAKGEGAAVKKKDDTHRMAEANKAFAHFRF
- a CDS encoding 30S ribosomal protein S12; its protein translation is MPTIQQLVRKGRSPKIKKTKSPALSSCPQRRGVCTRVYTTTPKKPNSAMRKVAKVRLTNQVEIIAYIPGEGHNLQEHSIVLVRGGRVKDLPGVKYHIVRGAQDTAGVNGRRQARSKYGTKRPKPGQAATPAGKGGKKK